A single Dermacentor albipictus isolate Rhodes 1998 colony chromosome 3, USDA_Dalb.pri_finalv2, whole genome shotgun sequence DNA region contains:
- the RfC38 gene encoding replication factor C subunit 3 isoform X1 has translation MSLWVDKHRPSNLSKLDYHQEQAAYLKKLVHGGDFPHLLVYGPSGAGKKTRIMCVLRELYGAGVERLRIEHQNFVTPSKKKIEIVTVASNYHIEVNPSEAGIHDRVVVQELLKTVAQTQQLESSAQRDFKVVILTEVDKLTKDAQHALRRTMEKYMATCRLILCCNSCSKVIPAIRSRCLAIRVAAPSVDEVITVLNLVARREGITLPDTLAQAIAAQSHRNLRRAVLMLEACRAQQYPFSDNQKVRQPDWELYLEETARMIVQEQSVKRLSEVRARLYELLTHLIPPDVILKGLLKQVVANCDGQLKGEVTALAAQYEHRLQLGSKAIYHLEAFVAKVMAIYKNFLDESISGFF, from the exons GGTGGATAAACATCGACCTTCCAACCTTTCGAAACTCGACTACCACCAGGAACAGGCGGCCTACTTGAAGAAACTG GTCCACGGCGGCGACTTTCCACACCTGCTTGTATATGGACCGTCCGGAGCCGGAAAGAAGACACGAATTATGTGTGTCCTGCGAGAGCTGTATGGTGCTGGAGTGGAGAGGCTGAGGATAGAGCATCAGAACTTTGTTACACCATCCAAGAAAAAGATAGAGATTGTCACTGTTGCAAGCAACTACCACATTGAGGTGAATCCGAG CGAGGCTGGCATCCACGACAGAGTTGTGGTTCAAGAGTTGTTGAAGACAGTTGCCCAGACCCAGCAACTTGAGAGTAGTGCTCAGAGGGATTTTAAAG TGGTAATACTAACAGAAGTTGACAAGCTGACTAAGGATGCCCAGCATGCCCTTCGACGCACCATGGAGAAGTACATGGCAACATGCCGGCTGATCCTGTGTTGCAACTCGTGTAGCAAAGTGATTCCTGCTATAAGAAGCAGGTGCCTGGCAATCAGGGTGGCCGCACCATCTGTTGACGAG GTCATTACAGTGCTGAACCTTGTTGCACGAAGAGAAGGCATCACACTTCCAGACACCCTTGCTCAAGCTATAGCAGCGCAGAGTCATCGTAACCTGAGGCGGGCAGTGCTAATGCTTGAAGCGTGCCGAGCTCAGCA ATACCCATTCTCAGATAACCAAAAAGTGCGCCAGCCTGACTGGGAGCTGTATCTTGAAGAAACTGCAAGGATGATTGTTCAAGAACAAAGTGTCAAGAG GTTGTCTGAAGTAAGAGCTCGCCTTTATGAGCTTTTGACCCATCTCATCCCACCAGATGTCATCTTAAAG GGCCTGCTGAAGCAGGTGGTGGCCAACTGTGATGGGCAGCTGAAGGGCGAGGTCACTGCCCTAGCAGCACAGTACGAACACAGGTTGCAGCTAGGAAGCAAGGCCATCTATCACCTGGAGGCGTTTGTGGCCAAAGTCATGGCCATCTACAAGAACTTCCTTGATGAGAGCATCTCGGGATTCTTCTAG
- the RfC38 gene encoding replication factor C subunit 3 isoform X4, producing MCVLRELYGAGVERLRIEHQNFVTPSKKKIEIVTVASNYHIEVNPSEAGIHDRVVVQELLKTVAQTQQLESSAQRDFKVVILTEVDKLTKDAQHALRRTMEKYMATCRLILCCNSCSKVIPAIRSRCLAIRVAAPSVDEVITVLNLVARREGITLPDTLAQAIAAQSHRNLRRAVLMLEACRAQQYPFSDNQKVRQPDWELYLEETARMIVQEQSVKRLSEVRARLYELLTHLIPPDVILKGLLKQVVANCDGQLKGEVTALAAQYEHRLQLGSKAIYHLEAFVAKVMAIYKNFLDESISGFF from the exons ATGTGTGTCCTGCGAGAGCTGTATGGTGCTGGAGTGGAGAGGCTGAGGATAGAGCATCAGAACTTTGTTACACCATCCAAGAAAAAGATAGAGATTGTCACTGTTGCAAGCAACTACCACATTGAGGTGAATCCGAG CGAGGCTGGCATCCACGACAGAGTTGTGGTTCAAGAGTTGTTGAAGACAGTTGCCCAGACCCAGCAACTTGAGAGTAGTGCTCAGAGGGATTTTAAAG TGGTAATACTAACAGAAGTTGACAAGCTGACTAAGGATGCCCAGCATGCCCTTCGACGCACCATGGAGAAGTACATGGCAACATGCCGGCTGATCCTGTGTTGCAACTCGTGTAGCAAAGTGATTCCTGCTATAAGAAGCAGGTGCCTGGCAATCAGGGTGGCCGCACCATCTGTTGACGAG GTCATTACAGTGCTGAACCTTGTTGCACGAAGAGAAGGCATCACACTTCCAGACACCCTTGCTCAAGCTATAGCAGCGCAGAGTCATCGTAACCTGAGGCGGGCAGTGCTAATGCTTGAAGCGTGCCGAGCTCAGCA ATACCCATTCTCAGATAACCAAAAAGTGCGCCAGCCTGACTGGGAGCTGTATCTTGAAGAAACTGCAAGGATGATTGTTCAAGAACAAAGTGTCAAGAG GTTGTCTGAAGTAAGAGCTCGCCTTTATGAGCTTTTGACCCATCTCATCCCACCAGATGTCATCTTAAAG GGCCTGCTGAAGCAGGTGGTGGCCAACTGTGATGGGCAGCTGAAGGGCGAGGTCACTGCCCTAGCAGCACAGTACGAACACAGGTTGCAGCTAGGAAGCAAGGCCATCTATCACCTGGAGGCGTTTGTGGCCAAAGTCATGGCCATCTACAAGAACTTCCTTGATGAGAGCATCTCGGGATTCTTCTAG
- the RfC38 gene encoding replication factor C subunit 3 isoform X3, producing the protein MCSRCCYICGSCHLIKVHGGDFPHLLVYGPSGAGKKTRIMCVLRELYGAGVERLRIEHQNFVTPSKKKIEIVTVASNYHIEVNPSEAGIHDRVVVQELLKTVAQTQQLESSAQRDFKVVILTEVDKLTKDAQHALRRTMEKYMATCRLILCCNSCSKVIPAIRSRCLAIRVAAPSVDEVITVLNLVARREGITLPDTLAQAIAAQSHRNLRRAVLMLEACRAQQYPFSDNQKVRQPDWELYLEETARMIVQEQSVKRLSEVRARLYELLTHLIPPDVILKGLLKQVVANCDGQLKGEVTALAAQYEHRLQLGSKAIYHLEAFVAKVMAIYKNFLDESISGFF; encoded by the exons ATGTGCTCGCGTTGTTGCTACATCTGTGGGAGCTGTCATTTGATTAAG GTCCACGGCGGCGACTTTCCACACCTGCTTGTATATGGACCGTCCGGAGCCGGAAAGAAGACACGAATTATGTGTGTCCTGCGAGAGCTGTATGGTGCTGGAGTGGAGAGGCTGAGGATAGAGCATCAGAACTTTGTTACACCATCCAAGAAAAAGATAGAGATTGTCACTGTTGCAAGCAACTACCACATTGAGGTGAATCCGAG CGAGGCTGGCATCCACGACAGAGTTGTGGTTCAAGAGTTGTTGAAGACAGTTGCCCAGACCCAGCAACTTGAGAGTAGTGCTCAGAGGGATTTTAAAG TGGTAATACTAACAGAAGTTGACAAGCTGACTAAGGATGCCCAGCATGCCCTTCGACGCACCATGGAGAAGTACATGGCAACATGCCGGCTGATCCTGTGTTGCAACTCGTGTAGCAAAGTGATTCCTGCTATAAGAAGCAGGTGCCTGGCAATCAGGGTGGCCGCACCATCTGTTGACGAG GTCATTACAGTGCTGAACCTTGTTGCACGAAGAGAAGGCATCACACTTCCAGACACCCTTGCTCAAGCTATAGCAGCGCAGAGTCATCGTAACCTGAGGCGGGCAGTGCTAATGCTTGAAGCGTGCCGAGCTCAGCA ATACCCATTCTCAGATAACCAAAAAGTGCGCCAGCCTGACTGGGAGCTGTATCTTGAAGAAACTGCAAGGATGATTGTTCAAGAACAAAGTGTCAAGAG GTTGTCTGAAGTAAGAGCTCGCCTTTATGAGCTTTTGACCCATCTCATCCCACCAGATGTCATCTTAAAG GGCCTGCTGAAGCAGGTGGTGGCCAACTGTGATGGGCAGCTGAAGGGCGAGGTCACTGCCCTAGCAGCACAGTACGAACACAGGTTGCAGCTAGGAAGCAAGGCCATCTATCACCTGGAGGCGTTTGTGGCCAAAGTCATGGCCATCTACAAGAACTTCCTTGATGAGAGCATCTCGGGATTCTTCTAG
- the RfC38 gene encoding replication factor C subunit 3 isoform X2, protein MCSRCCYICGSCHLIKVVITFAMDSLASEQGNRSLQSACYSSRKTRESVHGGDFPHLLVYGPSGAGKKTRIMCVLRELYGAGVERLRIEHQNFVTPSKKKIEIVTVASNYHIEVNPSEAGIHDRVVVQELLKTVAQTQQLESSAQRDFKVVILTEVDKLTKDAQHALRRTMEKYMATCRLILCCNSCSKVIPAIRSRCLAIRVAAPSVDEVITVLNLVARREGITLPDTLAQAIAAQSHRNLRRAVLMLEACRAQQYPFSDNQKVRQPDWELYLEETARMIVQEQSVKRLSEVRARLYELLTHLIPPDVILKGLLKQVVANCDGQLKGEVTALAAQYEHRLQLGSKAIYHLEAFVAKVMAIYKNFLDESISGFF, encoded by the exons ATGTGCTCGCGTTGTTGCTACATCTGTGGGAGCTGTCATTTGATTAAGGTTGTGATCACTTTTGCCATGGACAGTTTAGCCAGTGAGCAGGGCAACAGGAGCTTACAAAGCGCTTGCTACTCATCTCGCAAAACGCGAGAGTCG GTCCACGGCGGCGACTTTCCACACCTGCTTGTATATGGACCGTCCGGAGCCGGAAAGAAGACACGAATTATGTGTGTCCTGCGAGAGCTGTATGGTGCTGGAGTGGAGAGGCTGAGGATAGAGCATCAGAACTTTGTTACACCATCCAAGAAAAAGATAGAGATTGTCACTGTTGCAAGCAACTACCACATTGAGGTGAATCCGAG CGAGGCTGGCATCCACGACAGAGTTGTGGTTCAAGAGTTGTTGAAGACAGTTGCCCAGACCCAGCAACTTGAGAGTAGTGCTCAGAGGGATTTTAAAG TGGTAATACTAACAGAAGTTGACAAGCTGACTAAGGATGCCCAGCATGCCCTTCGACGCACCATGGAGAAGTACATGGCAACATGCCGGCTGATCCTGTGTTGCAACTCGTGTAGCAAAGTGATTCCTGCTATAAGAAGCAGGTGCCTGGCAATCAGGGTGGCCGCACCATCTGTTGACGAG GTCATTACAGTGCTGAACCTTGTTGCACGAAGAGAAGGCATCACACTTCCAGACACCCTTGCTCAAGCTATAGCAGCGCAGAGTCATCGTAACCTGAGGCGGGCAGTGCTAATGCTTGAAGCGTGCCGAGCTCAGCA ATACCCATTCTCAGATAACCAAAAAGTGCGCCAGCCTGACTGGGAGCTGTATCTTGAAGAAACTGCAAGGATGATTGTTCAAGAACAAAGTGTCAAGAG GTTGTCTGAAGTAAGAGCTCGCCTTTATGAGCTTTTGACCCATCTCATCCCACCAGATGTCATCTTAAAG GGCCTGCTGAAGCAGGTGGTGGCCAACTGTGATGGGCAGCTGAAGGGCGAGGTCACTGCCCTAGCAGCACAGTACGAACACAGGTTGCAGCTAGGAAGCAAGGCCATCTATCACCTGGAGGCGTTTGTGGCCAAAGTCATGGCCATCTACAAGAACTTCCTTGATGAGAGCATCTCGGGATTCTTCTAG